The following are encoded together in the candidate division WOR-3 bacterium genome:
- a CDS encoding chemotaxis protein CheW, giving the protein MMEFLSFKLEEKFFGIPLENVKEIVEEREITPVPLSSDYIEGVMNFRGEPVTVINLRRRLGIKGNSTSKEIILCTIGNKSVGIRPDMVLEIHKIQTDKLKGVPSALKKEIESKYIKGIVKLKEEYIILDVEELI; this is encoded by the coding sequence ATGATGGAATTTTTAAGTTTTAAATTAGAAGAAAAGTTTTTTGGAATACCCTTAGAAAACGTGAAAGAGATTGTTGAAGAAAGAGAGATAACCCCTGTTCCCTTATCAAGTGATTATATTGAAGGGGTGATGAATTTTAGAGGGGAACCTGTTACAGTTATTAATTTAAGGAGAAGATTGGGAATAAAAGGAAATTCTACATCCAAAGAGATTATACTTTGCACAATTGGAAATAAATCAGTAGGGATTAGACCAGATATGGTTCTTGAGATCCATAAGATTCAGACTGATAAGTTGAAGGGTGTTCCTTCCGCCTTAAAGAAAGAAATAGAGTCTAAATATATAAAAGGAATTGTAAAATTAAAGGAAGAATATATAATTCTTGATGTAGAAGAATTAATATGA